CTGAATTTAGACAGAAAGTTTTTTTGGTGTACAGAGCGTCAAATAATGTCTGGTTTAACAGAAGACCGTTTGCGCGTGGTGGCGATCATTCACGCGCTCAAAGCTGTCGGTATCCGCGTGAAAAACTGGAAGAACTTTCTGAATGGAGATTCCAACTGTCAACAAACTTTTAGTCAGGTAATAAAAGAAAAACTTCTCGAAACGACGGGTAATTGCTTTAAATATAGTATCACATAACGTTACGTTGAATTTGTCTCACAGGAGAGCGCGGGACAACGCTTTGCTTTTGGACGTGACCTGCACTTGCTCCCTCAACATCAACTCTCTGACATGGGTGGTCCAGTACCTCAGTATGTTTAACAGCATCtcttgtttgttttaaaattaagattatcaaaaaataaaattgagttTCACTAGAGAAGCATGGCAGTGGTTGTATGCCAAATGAGGGCATCTGAAGTGCTGGTTTTCAGGTTCTTGGTGGAGGCCTGTGGGTATCTGTCACAACATCTGGACACTGAGGGTCTGTTCAGGAAGACCGGATCCCTGAGTCGTATCCGAGCTCTAAGGGTAAATTCCTTCAAATCTGTCTATATCTTACCACTATGTCTATGTAGTTGTGTGTGTTAAATTTATACAGTTATTGTTTTGATGAATGACAATCTTTTCATTCAGGTACACGTTTTGACATTTAGGGTgtacactttatttatttatttttatttgttccaCTAGTTTTACAGCACTGGTCAAAAGCTTGGAATAATTAAGAGGTTTAtggtcaccaaggctgcatttatttgcatttattagaatgatttctgaaggatcatgtgacactgaagtaatAGCTGCTGaagttttgccatcacaagaataaattacattttaaagtatacttaaatgGACAACAATTGTTTTAAAGTcctataatatttcataatgctgtttttactgtttttttattttattttattaaatacacgcagccttgttgagcataagagccttcttttaaaaacaaaaaaaaaatccaaacttttgactggtagtgcacatctaaaacaaaaaatgaatggcacttttgacaaatgtttaaaatgatcaGCAAGAAATAGTAACGACAAATGCTTTATTTCATAGGCAGATCTGGAGCAGGGAAAGCCAGTCTTCCTTCCCCCGCACGCAGCCCTCCTGCAGCCCTGTGACGTCGCATCTCTCATAAAGCAGTTCCTGCGTGAGCTGCCATCTCCTCTCATCCCCACAGACCTCCAGATCCCTCTGATTCAGGCCCAGGGGCTTGAAATGGCACGTGACCAGGAGGGAGCGAGAAACAGAACAACTCTGCTCATTACAGCTCTGTTTCCTTCATCCCACGCTCGTGCACTCAGATACCTCTGCACCTTTCTGCGTCATGCTGCAGAGAGGTTTTACGTTTGATTGCAGCTTGAAAATATGCAGCTTATCTTTCTTTTATTCTCCTTGGATCTGTGCATATGTTAATGGAATATTCTCTTAAGCTTAAGTCAGTAATGATTGTAAGTCCTATTTTCCTCATGTTCATGTCTTTGATCAGATGCAGTGAGAACAGAATGGATGCGAGCAGCCTGGCCGTTGTTATTGCTCCTAACCTGCTTCAGTGTCCACCTTGCAAACTCACTCTGGACACCGAGAAGCATTTAGACCAGCAGACATCAGTGATCAAATCACTCATTCTTCATGCAGATCGTATTGGTAAAGATGTTGAAGATTTGTATGAGTGATTGGTTAACTGGCCCTTTGCTGAGTGCAGCATCAGATTGACCAATTTTGAGTAAACTGAACTACTTGTGTGAACTTTATCTATCAGGTGTTGTGCCATCATGCATGCTAGAGGCTTTAAAAGCAACAGGGGGAACAGAGACACCCTCTCCTGCAGGTGGCGCGATCTTTAGTAAGAGGACAGGACTCAGTGTTTACAGAAGTCTGAGACGACAACGGAGACGAAGTGTTGGTGGTGAGATTTTTTTCAGACTGCCATAACCACCACAGACAATTAGGCTGGTCATGTCCACCCCCAGTAATCAGAATAGTGGTCTatcaataaggtttttatttttattattaggtCCCCCACCAATCCGAAATATATGGTGTCATCCTTGATTTTTGCAAAATCtaattttgaatttaattttaaacacatagatgtggaaaaaaaatctattcttAAAACAATCGTGAAAAAAGTCacggtttacacaaaaatattaagcaacacaactgtttcaacattgataataataagaaatgattcttgaggaccaaatcagtatattagaatgaagGAATAAATCACaaacataaattacattttaaattatattaaatattatgtttatatattattaaaggtgctctaagtgatgtcacgcgtttttaggccaaaacattttttgtcacatacagcaaacatctcctcactatccgctacccgcctgtcccctgaacacactgtaaaaaaacgcggtctctgtagtcgccagaagctccgaaaacggcaataaaaacaaactggtgcagcctggaccacaaaacataataaacatgctccagccaataaccgacaagaatgattttaaatgcacattCATCTATTtaaggaagcacggaggggagggggaggaggaggaggaggaggaggagggagggtctagctagcctctgttttgtttgacaacactttgaacgtcaacaggaggtactccacccaggatcacttagagcacctttaatatatatattgtatatgtaaattatattaaaatggtTATTTAAGTTGTAATGatattcacaattttactgtaatatataatgtgtgtgtgtgtgtgtgtgtgtgtatgtttgatGTTACATTCAAAAAGACATTTTCTGGcatttttgtttcagttttaatgataatgtaaattttaatcaaaatattgtttcagaaatatTTGTTGATGCTTTTTCCAAACTGAAGCCATGTCGTACTCCCACTGGGCCACCAATAGTCTTAGATGTCACGTCAGGTGAGTCACATTATTTTTGGATGGAAAGTGCCTTCCTATTAGTTATCTTAaactgtaaaagtaaaaaaaatgcttctttgaACTTTATAGTGACTCCTCTCTCAAAAAGCCCCACTCCTCAATCACCAGTTACAGTCAAACGTAAAGCAATTGAGGATTCACTTCCTGAACTTGAAGGATCTGCGAAGAAAAGGTACATTTGTTACTTATCGTATACATAAATATCAATATTGTTGGCTGTCAGATGACTTTATAGACTACTTGCAAAAAATGTTTGGTGCATTCCAGATCTATTTGTGCTTGTGTGTTTATTGTTCAGGCGGTCTCTACATGACCTAAGAGAGGACATGCCGACAACCATCTCTCAGGCAGAAGGTCAGTCTATTTATGTGTGTATTTTACCAGCTCATCTCCTGAGCGTTGTAGAATATTAACACAACAAAGTTGCTTTGCAAAAATCTGTTAGAATCTGTAAGCGGTCCCCTGAAAGAAAAGTGTAGTAAAGAAGAAACCATTACCACCACCAAGAAGAGAAACCACACAAGAGAACAGCGGAAATTGCTTGGGTACTGTATCATGACTGCGCTCTACTCTGTACAAAAATGAATGACTAATTTGGGGATGAATTCTAATATACAAAGAGTAGCAGTTAGGCTTATATGTGTTTTGGGGTTTTCAGGCCTCCAACACAAGAAAAGGTGCATCGGAGAAGAAGATCTCTCAGATTTTTTACTGTGTCCAGTGGAAACTACAGTGACCatgcatgtattttttttaaaccaattgtttttttagtagtttttacttttttaattatgCTAACCTGGTTTCATAATTTTAGCTTTCAGTGACACCAACACACAAAGGGCCTGAAAACTGTTTAGAAGAACACCAAGAACAGTCTGACTGTAAAAGTGGTTCACCACCTATAAATGATGATGTTTCTCCAAGGATACCCCTTATCCTCATTGATGGACCAGGAGGAGGTTTGGATccgtttttattaatttattttaaagatctTTGATTATCAGTTGAATCTAGATTTGAGcgctgttttttttctaacttgCAGTTGTTGGGAATGAGGTGGACGACGACCCGGATCTTCTCAACTGCAGTTTTGTTGAAAGCCCTAATGACTGTCTAATCATGGGATCTGAAGCCTCTTGCATCCAAAGACAGGACAGTGAGGAACCCTGTGATGATGAATGCTGGACTGTACTTGAAGATGAGAACTTTGAACCGTTAGGAGAATGTGAGGTAATACAGTCTGTCACTCAAAATGAAGGGTCTCAAGTTGATGCGAGCATAGAAGTAGAGAATGAGCCGGAGGTGAAGCAGCCTGAAATGCTGCCACGTAAAGCGTCCAAAAAAGATAAGAGCAGCTCTAAGAACCGATCTCGTCCTCGTAGATCCATAAGCCTACCTGAGGTGACGCTGGAGTCTTGTACTGATGAGATGCCTGATTTGGAAAAGGAAGGTGGTAGAGCTGAACCTGAGATGGATAACAGTGTCTGGCCAATGTTTGCAAGTCTGACCCTCTCAAATGAGCAGGAGAGTGTAACTACAGAGAAGAAGGTGGGTATCAATGAAGCGCAAGAGACAAAAGGAAgcattaaaacacaaaaaaattataaacaagACAAGATGGCAGATTCAACTCTTGGTTTCAAAAGACCCCATCAGCGTTTGTCTGTGGCTGAGCGACTTAGAGGTTTTAGTGCTTTGACCTTGCTGCTTCGGACATCACGAGCGGCACCTCAGTTCCGGGAGAAACCGCAGGAATCTCTTCAGAGGGGAGCAACGCGCCTTCGGAGGCAGGGGGCACGACGATTTGGCCGCTCCATCAGTCATGAGGGCGTATCAGAAAGACCACCAGAGCAGAGCCCTGTGGGATCTCCACCAGCAAATCAGGCTTTCATAGATATATGCAATGCTAGCCCTGATTCAGGTGTAGAGTCTGTCGATCATGAACCGATTAATGATTTACATCAAGAGATGTGGAAGAGGTCACAGAGTTCCCCCCAAAAACAGACGAAAAATGATGTGGATTCTCTGAGCTCGTTGGAAAACCCAAATCAAGATCTGGTTTTGTCTGCAGTGGAGAAAACTGAATGTCAGTTCCTGTGCAAGCAAACAGAGCAGAATGTCGAGGAGCTTGATCTTCATAAACTGTTGGATCAGAAGTGCCACATTGGTGGTCATGAGGAAAACAATCATCAAGATTCAAATGTTTCTCCAGTAGTTCTTACACCTGATTTTGCATCTCCAATGTTCTTCCAGCAGATGGTGCCATTGAATCTTTTTGAAGACACAAGTTCAGTCGAAGACTTCAGAACAGATCAAGTCTCTCCTCTGCACGAAAGCAATAAAGAAACCCTCTCATGGCTAAAAGGCAGTCCTACATTTGAGTTTCCACCTTTTGCTTCTTTGACATGTGATGGTGTGATTTCTGAAGATGACACAAGTAACAGGTTGCCTTGTGATCTTTCCCCTCCAACCTTTCAGTTTAGACGTCAGATCACTAGAAGGCACTACAGAGACTCTCCCCGCTGGCCCTCGCATGAGGTGCGCATGTCTGCTTGGAACCCGTTGCCACTTTAAACATTTGgtgctttcatttttattagttaaatAACATTTTCCAATGACTGGGAACTGAGTCTGGTTTGTGTAATCATCTAACTATTATTTATGGaacaatgtttttatttgtttttttatgtttgtgagCTGTCacaaaatttctttgttcttaatAAAATCTGTTTTAATAGTTCACTTACTAGTTTTCTAGTTCACTTCATTTAATTTCCATGCATATAAGGATCTGTGACAATCTATTTGCAAAACTAAGGAAGATTGGTTTGGGAAatattttaaaggaatattAATGCTTAAATAGAAGATAAAATGACAGCTACTGTGGCATCCAAGTTGATCCAGGAAATGTGTGATGTAAGTTTGTAAAAGCAAAACATGCACTTGCACTGGAAGTCAATTGGCAAACTGTTGCCCCATAGAGTTCCATTGCAAGTGCATTTCAGTacagttttctttttcttttatatttgtaCAAACTAAGTTTGAAATTACTTTGTGGTGACACAGAATATTTCTTTATTAGAgtgaaattatttattcatttatttgctttaaatattcaattaaattcacatttatgTATATAGTGACTTCAGAACGCCGGCTTGGTATTGGcagacgctgttcacgtgagcagcacgacgcattcgtgtgatgctgacgcaggagccggcctattgttgaaaaaagtcgttatttttgtttcgttttttgcgcacaaaaagtattttccttATACAGTCTGAtccaaagcatgctgggaattagaaatctgctgggAAAACTAAATCATATTAatgattacaatttacaatcaaattttgagtttatgcaacttttttatattaagtacaatgaactttcattattatttgagtgaaacaaactcatttaatttaatttcactgttcagtTTTACAGTGTAACTTTTTCATTGAGGATGCAGGGCAACCagctagtaatgcattacagtaatctagtctagaagtcatgaatgcatgaactaacttttctgcatcagaatcAGATAACATGTACCGTAACTTAGCGATGTTTCtaaggtggaagaaggctgtttgtaacatgaaatatgattttcgaaggacaagttgctgtctaatataacacccaggtctttaactgttgAGGATgaagtaacagtacatccttctaaatacACAGATTCTGTGTACatgtttttggtccaataagtacTATCTCAGTCTTATTTGAATTTAACAGAagaaaattactggtcatccaatatTTCAtatctttaacacactctgtcaacTTGGACAATTTAGAAATTTCATGTGGTTGTGATAAAACATATAGTATTATtggcatagcagtggaaactaattccatcttttcttataatattaccaacactcaaaaaaataacttgttggtctaacttaattcaattatgacacctatttccacacggttgaactgatttatttgaacttaagctaggttaattgtactgatgagtaaaattcatcctaattgaatgagatcacaccagtttcatttgacatattctgtgaatgtttcctgaacataattcattcttgttgatccaaccagtgctattgcaattcagactggtgcccttgtgcagtgttgctcaagttttctgcacttttaaggaaatggaaagacctgttagtgtttaaatgtttaatgtttagttattttgaacatttaaaagagtttgtagcgtatatatatatatatatatatatatatatatatatatatatatatatattttttttttttttttttttttgttaccatcgtggtgaagatgtgcgcttgtgcttaggttgtgagtagctgttgtacacagacatacatgttTCATGACCGTTGAGAGGGATAAAGCTGATGACCATATGTAGactgtgtaaattatgtgctggccctcaaactaatttatttatatttctataaaaactaaactaaaataacactttttcatatgctaagtaacatttaagaacttctcatcactggctttagcacagttaaagcttgttgagaaaaacatagatttatttcatgtagccaCCCATTgcctaaccacaaggtctacacttcagcataatggtaacctcaaaaaaaatcgacataaactcttttaaatgtcaaatataactgaacatcaaactttaaaaggtatttccctttactaaaaaacacattaaacagcacttaagttcaacatttactgtcctgatctttccctacgcaaagcatgctgggaactagaaatccactgcccagtttcattcaatgcaacataaatgattcatgtcatcccaacacaaatggtttaggttaacctaacattttgcaaatttaatttcatttaacataatacaattgagtgcaaatgccaattaagtaaaaaaccaaagatttgtgttggttcagcttattttatttaaataaactgaacaagcagctagaatcatttttttgagtgaagtagcagcatatatattgaaaatagaagagggcctaacacagacCTATGCAGCCACTCCACGTTATCTAGATTTTTCcttgtttaaataaacaaaatggtaATGGTCTGATAGGTACGATCTAAACCACCTTAATGCCTATCCCTGAGTACCGATGTAATATTGTAGTCGATCTAAGAATATTTTATGATCTATTGTAGCAAACGCAGCACTAAGATCAAGCAAAACTAGTATTGAGatacagccttggtcagaagctaaaagtaagtcatttgtaattttaacaagTGTAGATTCTGTGCAATGATGAGGCTTGAGTCTTGACAGAAGTGTTTCATAGATAACAAATATCCAAGGAACATATCCAGATTAAAGGGAAAGGAACAGTATTTTCACTCAtaaaatcagtttaaattattataaaaagatTAATATCCTTTATTATGTAAAGCCAACAGAGAGTGCTAATGTTAGTTTAATTAGGCTGGTGCTCCTCCTCTTTGATGTGGAGCAGCAAGAGGACGCTAGAGAAAGGAGCTGCCTGTTAATCTCTGTGAACCACATTCACCAGAGCTGGAGTCTCAGTACTTCCACCCGCACAGGCAGCCTCTGGCCCGAAGTGCAAAGAGAAGTGGGGAAACTCAGGCTGGGATCTGTCCCAGCTGGGAAGAAGGAAAGAGAGGGAACCGTGTCTCATTTTCCTGCCCGTTAAATCTCCTGCACCATGGCAGAAGGAGCGGAGGGAGAAGAGGAAATCCAGTTCTTACGAACAGTGAGTTATTTTGAGAATACCTTACCTCTGAttagttaaaaatatata
This genomic stretch from Megalobrama amblycephala isolate DHTTF-2021 linkage group LG2, ASM1881202v1, whole genome shotgun sequence harbors:
- the zgc:153345 gene encoding uncharacterized protein zgc:153345 isoform X2; this encodes MSGLTEDRLRVVAIIHALKAVGIRVKNWKNFLNGDSNCQQTFSQESAGQRFAFGRDLHLLPQHQLSDMGGPVPQCSENRMDASSLAVVIAPNLLQCPPCKLTLDTEKHLDQQTSVIKSLILHADRIGVVPSCMLEALKATGGTETPSPAGGAIFSKRTGLSVYRSLRRQRRRSVGEIFVDAFSKLKPCRTPTGPPIVLDVTSVTPLSKSPTPQSPVTVKRKAIEDSLPELEGSAKKRRSLHDLREDMPTTISQAEESVSGPLKEKCSKEETITTTKKRNHTREQRKLLGPPTQEKVHRRRRSLRFFTVSSGNYSDHLSVTPTHKGPENCLEEHQEQSDCKSGSPPINDDVSPRIPLILIDGPGGVVGNEVDDDPDLLNCSFVESPNDCLIMGSEASCIQRQDSEEPCDDECWTVLEDENFEPLGECEVIQSVTQNEGSQVDASIEVENEPEVKQPEMLPRKASKKDKSSSKNRSRPRRSISLPEVTLESCTDEMPDLEKEGGRAEPEMDNSVWPMFASLTLSNEQESVTTEKKVGINEAQETKGSIKTQKNYKQDKMADSTLGFKRPHQRLSVAERLRGFSALTLLLRTSRAAPQFREKPQESLQRGATRLRRQGARRFGRSISHEGVSERPPEQSPVGSPPANQAFIDICNASPDSGVESVDHEPINDLHQEMWKRSQSSPQKQTKNDVDSLSSLENPNQDLVLSAVEKTECQFLCKQTEQNVEELDLHKLLDQKCHIGGHEENNHQDSNVSPVVLTPDFASPMFFQQMVPLNLFEDTSSVEDFRTDQVSPLHESNKETLSWLKGSPTFEFPPFASLTCDGVISEDDTSNRLPCDLSPPTFQFRRQITRRHYRDSPRWPSHEVRMSAWNPLPL
- the zgc:153345 gene encoding uncharacterized protein zgc:153345 isoform X1 translates to MSGLTEDRLRVVAIIHALKAVGIRVKNWKNFLNGDSNCQQTFSQESAGQRFAFGRDLHLLPQHQLSDMGGPVPQFLVEACGYLSQHLDTEGLFRKTGSLSRIRALRADLEQGKPVFLPPHAALLQPCDVASLIKQFLRELPSPLIPTDLQIPLIQAQGLEMARDQEGARNRTTLLITALFPSSHARALRYLCTFLRHAAERCSENRMDASSLAVVIAPNLLQCPPCKLTLDTEKHLDQQTSVIKSLILHADRIGVVPSCMLEALKATGGTETPSPAGGAIFSKRTGLSVYRSLRRQRRRSVGEIFVDAFSKLKPCRTPTGPPIVLDVTSVTPLSKSPTPQSPVTVKRKAIEDSLPELEGSAKKRRSLHDLREDMPTTISQAEESVSGPLKEKCSKEETITTTKKRNHTREQRKLLGPPTQEKVHRRRRSLRFFTVSSGNYSDHLSVTPTHKGPENCLEEHQEQSDCKSGSPPINDDVSPRIPLILIDGPGGVVGNEVDDDPDLLNCSFVESPNDCLIMGSEASCIQRQDSEEPCDDECWTVLEDENFEPLGECEVIQSVTQNEGSQVDASIEVENEPEVKQPEMLPRKASKKDKSSSKNRSRPRRSISLPEVTLESCTDEMPDLEKEGGRAEPEMDNSVWPMFASLTLSNEQESVTTEKKVGINEAQETKGSIKTQKNYKQDKMADSTLGFKRPHQRLSVAERLRGFSALTLLLRTSRAAPQFREKPQESLQRGATRLRRQGARRFGRSISHEGVSERPPEQSPVGSPPANQAFIDICNASPDSGVESVDHEPINDLHQEMWKRSQSSPQKQTKNDVDSLSSLENPNQDLVLSAVEKTECQFLCKQTEQNVEELDLHKLLDQKCHIGGHEENNHQDSNVSPVVLTPDFASPMFFQQMVPLNLFEDTSSVEDFRTDQVSPLHESNKETLSWLKGSPTFEFPPFASLTCDGVISEDDTSNRLPCDLSPPTFQFRRQITRRHYRDSPRWPSHEVRMSAWNPLPL